In one window of Fictibacillus phosphorivorans DNA:
- a CDS encoding flagellar hook-basal body protein has translation MNQSMISAAVTMGQLQHKLDTISNNMANSTTNGYKRREAQFSDILFQQINSEALNPTEAGRLTPNGIRLGSGARVSSTALSLEAGTLQQTGRLLDVALTQPSYYFQVSAVDNNGNESLQFTRDGAFYLSPSANNANELELVTSEGNKVIGVDGPITIPADHSKITIGQNGQVSVTLNNGAIVESGQLAIVNMVRPQLMVAVGQNLQAPQDIPLNQLIEEVNAGAGNFVQQGALESSNVNISTEMTEMIQTQRSYQFNARSLTIADQMMGLVNGLR, from the coding sequence ATGAACCAGTCTATGATTTCAGCAGCAGTAACGATGGGGCAGCTGCAGCACAAGCTCGATACCATCTCCAATAACATGGCGAACAGCACGACGAATGGCTATAAAAGACGTGAGGCTCAATTTTCGGATATTCTTTTTCAGCAGATTAATAGTGAAGCGCTGAATCCGACTGAAGCGGGTCGTCTAACACCAAACGGAATTCGGCTTGGAAGCGGTGCGCGTGTTTCTTCAACTGCGCTCAGTTTAGAAGCTGGCACGCTCCAGCAGACAGGCAGGCTTCTTGATGTGGCGCTCACACAGCCTAGCTATTATTTTCAAGTTTCCGCTGTAGATAACAATGGAAATGAATCGTTGCAGTTCACACGAGACGGCGCGTTCTATTTGTCACCGTCTGCTAACAACGCCAATGAGTTAGAGCTTGTTACATCAGAGGGCAATAAAGTAATAGGTGTAGATGGACCGATTACGATTCCAGCTGACCATAGCAAAATTACCATTGGACAAAATGGTCAAGTTTCGGTAACGTTAAATAATGGAGCGATTGTTGAATCAGGACAGCTTGCGATTGTGAACATGGTTCGGCCTCAGTTGATGGTAGCTGTTGGACAGAACTTGCAAGCGCCACAGGACATTCCGTTGAATCAACTGATAGAGGAAGTAAATGCTGGAGCAGGTAACTTCGTTCAGCAAGGTGCACTCGAATCCTCGAATGTAAACATCTCCACGGAGATGACGGAAATGATTCAAACACAGCGTTCTTATCAATTTAATGCGCGTTCTCTTACAATTGCTGACCAAATGATGGGGTTAGTAAACGGGCTTCGCTAA
- a CDS encoding flagellar hook-basal body protein: MLRGFYNAAAGMLAQQRKQEILTNNMANANTPGYKADNASLRTFPTMLLQHMGETEMNGKKLPNNYPIGPAALSTGVYVQETTPNFLQGDMRETGIKTDMALLQGQVPLDPETGKPGGLFFRLNVNGEERFTRNGHFSVDAEGSLVTPEGYYVLGTDGNPITVRSDNFTVNKDGTVLDNGRVAGQIDVAYITNPNNLVKEGTGLFRLDGNGNAPSALGNPNITYNVQQGFVERSNVNTEQTMTEMLTAYRAFEANQKVLQAYDRTMEKASNEIGRIG, encoded by the coding sequence GTGTTAAGAGGCTTCTATAATGCTGCAGCCGGCATGCTGGCACAGCAGCGCAAACAAGAAATTTTAACGAACAACATGGCGAATGCGAATACGCCTGGATATAAAGCGGACAATGCGAGTCTGCGCACGTTCCCTACTATGCTGCTTCAGCATATGGGGGAGACGGAAATGAACGGAAAAAAACTGCCGAACAACTACCCGATTGGACCTGCTGCACTATCAACAGGTGTTTACGTGCAGGAAACGACTCCTAACTTTCTGCAAGGAGACATGCGCGAGACAGGAATCAAAACAGATATGGCGCTTCTTCAAGGACAAGTTCCACTTGACCCGGAAACAGGAAAGCCGGGCGGACTCTTTTTCCGATTGAACGTAAACGGTGAAGAACGCTTTACGAGAAATGGCCATTTTTCAGTTGATGCAGAAGGAAGTCTTGTAACGCCTGAAGGCTATTATGTGCTCGGAACAGACGGCAACCCGATCACGGTGAGAAGCGACAATTTCACAGTGAACAAAGACGGTACGGTGCTTGATAACGGTAGAGTTGCGGGGCAGATTGACGTTGCGTACATCACGAACCCTAATAATCTTGTAAAAGAAGGCACAGGCTTGTTCAGACTTGATGGAAACGGGAATGCGCCGAGTGCTCTTGGGAATCCAAACATCACGTACAACGTGCAGCAAGGGTTTGTAGAACGTTCGAACGTGAACACGGAACAGACGATGACAGAGATGCTGACGGCTTATCGGGCGTTTGAAGCAAATCAAAAAGTACTTCAAGCTTACGACCGAACGATGGAAAAAGCATCGAACGAAATTGGCCGAATCGGTTAG
- a CDS encoding rod shape-determining protein produces the protein MFSRDVGIDLGTANVLIYVKGKGIVLDEPSVVAIDTNTGKALAVGEEARRMVGRTPGNIVAIRPLKDGVIADFEVTEQMLKHFINKINVKGMFAKPRILICTPTNITSVEQKAIREAAQKCGAKHIFLEEEPKVAAIGAGMDIFQPSGNMVVDIGGGTTDIAVLSMGDIVTSSSIKMAGDKFDTEILQYIKKEYKLLIGERTAENIKLNVATVYERDEELEIRGRDMVSGLPRTITVGSKEIQRALMEPVMVIVQAAKSVLEKTPPELSADIIDRGIMLTGGGALLHGIDQLFADELKVPVLIAEEPMRAVAQGTGLMLEHMDKIAKRKVF, from the coding sequence ATGTTTTCAAGGGACGTTGGAATTGACCTTGGTACCGCTAATGTACTGATTTATGTAAAAGGAAAAGGGATCGTACTCGATGAGCCATCTGTCGTTGCGATCGACACGAATACCGGAAAAGCACTCGCAGTAGGAGAAGAAGCCCGCCGCATGGTAGGCCGTACACCTGGAAACATCGTGGCGATCCGTCCGTTAAAAGACGGCGTTATCGCTGACTTTGAAGTAACTGAGCAGATGCTAAAACATTTTATTAATAAGATTAACGTAAAAGGCATGTTTGCCAAACCTAGAATCTTGATCTGTACACCAACGAACATTACGTCCGTTGAACAAAAAGCGATCAGAGAAGCTGCGCAAAAGTGCGGAGCAAAACATATTTTCCTTGAAGAAGAGCCTAAAGTGGCTGCAATTGGGGCGGGGATGGATATCTTCCAGCCGAGCGGCAATATGGTTGTGGACATCGGTGGTGGCACAACTGACATTGCGGTCTTGAGCATGGGAGATATCGTTACGTCCTCTTCTATTAAGATGGCTGGGGACAAGTTCGATACTGAAATCCTTCAATATATTAAAAAAGAGTACAAGCTGTTGATTGGTGAACGTACTGCTGAAAACATTAAGTTGAACGTCGCTACCGTTTACGAGCGCGACGAAGAGCTCGAGATCCGTGGCCGTGACATGGTATCAGGACTTCCGCGTACAATTACAGTAGGTTCAAAAGAAATCCAACGCGCCTTGATGGAGCCAGTAATGGTTATCGTTCAAGCGGCAAAGAGTGTTCTAGAAAAAACGCCGCCTGAATTATCCGCTGACATCATCGACCGTGGCATCATGCTAACAGGTGGTGGAGCGCTTCTTCACGGAATTGATCAGCTGTTTGCAGACGAATTAAAAGTACCTGTATTGATCGCAGAAGAGCCGATGAGAGCAGTCGCTCAAGGAACAGGCTTAATGCTTGAACATATGGATAAAATCGCAAAAAGAAAAGTATTTTAA
- the spoIIID gene encoding sporulation transcriptional regulator SpoIIID: MHDYIKERTIKIGRYIVETRKTVRMIAKEFGVSKSTVHKDLTERLPEINPDLANNVKEILEYHKSIRHLRGGEATRVKYKKGTEEVVQ, from the coding sequence GTGCACGATTACATCAAAGAGCGAACCATCAAGATAGGACGGTATATCGTGGAGACAAGAAAAACAGTCCGCATGATCGCAAAAGAATTCGGGGTTTCCAAAAGCACGGTGCATAAAGACCTCACCGAGCGGCTGCCTGAAATTAATCCTGATCTTGCAAACAACGTAAAAGAGATCCTCGAATACCATAAGTCCATCCGCCACTTGAGAGGTGGAGAAGCGACTCGCGTAAAGTACAAAAAAGGCACAGAGGAAGTTGTTCAGTAA